In a genomic window of Quercus lobata isolate SW786 chromosome 4, ValleyOak3.0 Primary Assembly, whole genome shotgun sequence:
- the LOC115984220 gene encoding metacaspase-1-like isoform X4: MEFGVTPFGPKITKKSRTMPMLVNCSNCRTPLQLPAGATVIRCALCQAITHIVNPRNMLPAPAPPPPFSTLPLCNVPPPPSLYNHMPPGPPLNAHGRKKAVIVGILYRYSLKGCINDAKCMRYLLINKFHFPQESILMLTEEEIEPYRIPTKYNIRMALNWLVQGCQPGDSLLFHYSGRGSRQRNSRGNEVDGYDETLCPLDFETQGMIVDDDINATIVRPLPLGVKLHAIIDAGHSGTVLDLPFLCRMNRFCFLLGNNRAGQYIWEDHRPRSGVWKGTSGGEVISFSSCEDDQTSAESSIAGSIKDNIDRSHDLLLHPSN, translated from the exons ATGGAATTCGGTGTGACGCCCTTTGGGCCCAAAATTACCAAGAAATCAAGAACCATGCCAATGCTAGTGAATTGCTCCAATTGTCGCACGCCATTGCAGCTCCCTGCAGGTGCCACAGTTATTCGATGTGCACTATGCCAAGCTATCACACACATCGTTAATCCTCGCAATATGCTGCCTGCTCctgctcctcctcctcctttttcAACTTTGCCCTTATGCAACGTGCCTCCTCCTCCATCGCTGTACAACCACATGCCTCCTGGGCCTCCCCTCAATGCTCACGGGAGAAAGAAGGCAGTGATCGTGGGGATATTATATAGGTACTCACTCAAAGGTTGCATCAATGACGCTAAATGCATGCGATACCTCTTGATCAATAAGTTTCACTTCCCCCAAGAGTCCATTCTCATGCTCACCG aagaagaaattgagcCATACAGAATTCCAACTAAGTACAACATTAGGATGGCATTAAATTGGCTTGTACAAGGTTGCCAACCAGGAGATTCTCTGTTGTTTCACTATTCTGGTCGTGGTTCACGACAGAGGAACTCTAGAGGAAATGAAGTCGATGGATACGATGAAACTCTATGTCCTTTGGACTTCGAAACTCAGGGTATGATTGTTGATGATGATATCAATGCAACAATTGTCAGACCTCTTCCTCTTGGTGTTAAGCTTCATGCAATAATAGATGCTGGTCATAGTGGCACGGTACTAGATTTGCCATTCCTTTGCCGGATGAATAG gttttgctttcttcttggtaaTAATAGGGCTGGACAATATATATGGGAGGATCATCGCCCTCGATCAGGTGTATGGAAAGGAACAAGTGGTGGAGAAGTTATTTCCTTTAGTAGTTGCGAGGATGATCAGACCTCTGCTGAATCATCT ATTGCAGGCTCTATCAAAGATAACATCGACAGGAGCCATGACTTACTGCTTCATCCAAGCAATTGA
- the LOC115984220 gene encoding metacaspase-1-like isoform X1, which produces MEFGVTPFGPKITKKSRTMPMLVNCSNCRTPLQLPAGATVIRCALCQAITHIVNPRNMLPAPAPPPPFSTLPLCNVPPPPSLYNHMPPGPPLNAHGRKKAVIVGILYRYSLKGCINDAKCMRYLLINKFHFPQESILMLTEEEIEPYRIPTKYNIRMALNWLVQGCQPGDSLLFHYSGRGSRQRNSRGNEVDGYDETLCPLDFETQGMIVDDDINATIVRPLPLGVKLHAIIDAGHSGTVLDLPFLCRMNRFCFLLGNNRAGQYIWEDHRPRSGVWKGTSGGEVISFSSCEDDQTSAESSALSKITSTGAMTYCFIQAIERGHATTYGSVLNSMRTAIRSTGGNGLGVGGGVVTSLLNMLLIGGSFGGGLRQEPQLTACQPFDVYTKPFSL; this is translated from the exons ATGGAATTCGGTGTGACGCCCTTTGGGCCCAAAATTACCAAGAAATCAAGAACCATGCCAATGCTAGTGAATTGCTCCAATTGTCGCACGCCATTGCAGCTCCCTGCAGGTGCCACAGTTATTCGATGTGCACTATGCCAAGCTATCACACACATCGTTAATCCTCGCAATATGCTGCCTGCTCctgctcctcctcctcctttttcAACTTTGCCCTTATGCAACGTGCCTCCTCCTCCATCGCTGTACAACCACATGCCTCCTGGGCCTCCCCTCAATGCTCACGGGAGAAAGAAGGCAGTGATCGTGGGGATATTATATAGGTACTCACTCAAAGGTTGCATCAATGACGCTAAATGCATGCGATACCTCTTGATCAATAAGTTTCACTTCCCCCAAGAGTCCATTCTCATGCTCACCG aagaagaaattgagcCATACAGAATTCCAACTAAGTACAACATTAGGATGGCATTAAATTGGCTTGTACAAGGTTGCCAACCAGGAGATTCTCTGTTGTTTCACTATTCTGGTCGTGGTTCACGACAGAGGAACTCTAGAGGAAATGAAGTCGATGGATACGATGAAACTCTATGTCCTTTGGACTTCGAAACTCAGGGTATGATTGTTGATGATGATATCAATGCAACAATTGTCAGACCTCTTCCTCTTGGTGTTAAGCTTCATGCAATAATAGATGCTGGTCATAGTGGCACGGTACTAGATTTGCCATTCCTTTGCCGGATGAATAG gttttgctttcttcttggtaaTAATAGGGCTGGACAATATATATGGGAGGATCATCGCCCTCGATCAGGTGTATGGAAAGGAACAAGTGGTGGAGAAGTTATTTCCTTTAGTAGTTGCGAGGATGATCAGACCTCTGCTGAATCATCT GCTCTATCAAAGATAACATCGACAGGAGCCATGACTTACTGCTTCATCCAAGCAATTGAGCGTGGGCATGCAACTACATATGGGAGTGTACTCAATTCCATGCGTACTGCCATTCGATCTACGGGCGGTAATGGCcttggtgttggtggtggtgttgtgACATCTCTCCTTAATATGCTTTTAATAGGAGGAAGTTTTGGTGGTGGGCTAAGACAG GAGCCTCAGTTGACTGCCTGCCAGCCATTTGATGTGTATACAAAAcctttttccctttga
- the LOC115984220 gene encoding metacaspase-1-like isoform X2, with protein MEFGVTPFGPKITKKSRTMPMLVNCSNCRTPLQLPAGATVIRCALCQAITHIVNPRNMLPAPAPPPPFSTLPLCNVPPPPSLYNHMPPGPPLNAHGRKKAVIVGILYRYSLKGCINDAKCMRYLLINKFHFPQESILMLTEEEIEPYRIPTKYNIRMALNWLVQGCQPGDSLLFHYSGRGSRQRNSRGNEVDGYDETLCPLDFETQGMIVDDDINATIVRPLPLGVKLHAIIDAGHSGTVLDLPFLCRMNRAGQYIWEDHRPRSGVWKGTSGGEVISFSSCEDDQTSAESSALSKITSTGAMTYCFIQAIERGHATTYGSVLNSMRTAIRSTGGNGLGVGGGVVTSLLNMLLIGGSFGGGLRQEPQLTACQPFDVYTKPFSL; from the exons ATGGAATTCGGTGTGACGCCCTTTGGGCCCAAAATTACCAAGAAATCAAGAACCATGCCAATGCTAGTGAATTGCTCCAATTGTCGCACGCCATTGCAGCTCCCTGCAGGTGCCACAGTTATTCGATGTGCACTATGCCAAGCTATCACACACATCGTTAATCCTCGCAATATGCTGCCTGCTCctgctcctcctcctcctttttcAACTTTGCCCTTATGCAACGTGCCTCCTCCTCCATCGCTGTACAACCACATGCCTCCTGGGCCTCCCCTCAATGCTCACGGGAGAAAGAAGGCAGTGATCGTGGGGATATTATATAGGTACTCACTCAAAGGTTGCATCAATGACGCTAAATGCATGCGATACCTCTTGATCAATAAGTTTCACTTCCCCCAAGAGTCCATTCTCATGCTCACCG aagaagaaattgagcCATACAGAATTCCAACTAAGTACAACATTAGGATGGCATTAAATTGGCTTGTACAAGGTTGCCAACCAGGAGATTCTCTGTTGTTTCACTATTCTGGTCGTGGTTCACGACAGAGGAACTCTAGAGGAAATGAAGTCGATGGATACGATGAAACTCTATGTCCTTTGGACTTCGAAACTCAGGGTATGATTGTTGATGATGATATCAATGCAACAATTGTCAGACCTCTTCCTCTTGGTGTTAAGCTTCATGCAATAATAGATGCTGGTCATAGTGGCACGGTACTAGATTTGCCATTCCTTTGCCGGATGAATAG GGCTGGACAATATATATGGGAGGATCATCGCCCTCGATCAGGTGTATGGAAAGGAACAAGTGGTGGAGAAGTTATTTCCTTTAGTAGTTGCGAGGATGATCAGACCTCTGCTGAATCATCT GCTCTATCAAAGATAACATCGACAGGAGCCATGACTTACTGCTTCATCCAAGCAATTGAGCGTGGGCATGCAACTACATATGGGAGTGTACTCAATTCCATGCGTACTGCCATTCGATCTACGGGCGGTAATGGCcttggtgttggtggtggtgttgtgACATCTCTCCTTAATATGCTTTTAATAGGAGGAAGTTTTGGTGGTGGGCTAAGACAG GAGCCTCAGTTGACTGCCTGCCAGCCATTTGATGTGTATACAAAAcctttttccctttga
- the LOC115984220 gene encoding metacaspase-1-like isoform X3, translated as MLPAPAPPPPFSTLPLCNVPPPPSLYNHMPPGPPLNAHGRKKAVIVGILYRYSLKGCINDAKCMRYLLINKFHFPQESILMLTEEEIEPYRIPTKYNIRMALNWLVQGCQPGDSLLFHYSGRGSRQRNSRGNEVDGYDETLCPLDFETQGMIVDDDINATIVRPLPLGVKLHAIIDAGHSGTVLDLPFLCRMNRFCFLLGNNRAGQYIWEDHRPRSGVWKGTSGGEVISFSSCEDDQTSAESSALSKITSTGAMTYCFIQAIERGHATTYGSVLNSMRTAIRSTGGNGLGVGGGVVTSLLNMLLIGGSFGGGLRQEPQLTACQPFDVYTKPFSL; from the exons ATGCTGCCTGCTCctgctcctcctcctcctttttcAACTTTGCCCTTATGCAACGTGCCTCCTCCTCCATCGCTGTACAACCACATGCCTCCTGGGCCTCCCCTCAATGCTCACGGGAGAAAGAAGGCAGTGATCGTGGGGATATTATATAGGTACTCACTCAAAGGTTGCATCAATGACGCTAAATGCATGCGATACCTCTTGATCAATAAGTTTCACTTCCCCCAAGAGTCCATTCTCATGCTCACCG aagaagaaattgagcCATACAGAATTCCAACTAAGTACAACATTAGGATGGCATTAAATTGGCTTGTACAAGGTTGCCAACCAGGAGATTCTCTGTTGTTTCACTATTCTGGTCGTGGTTCACGACAGAGGAACTCTAGAGGAAATGAAGTCGATGGATACGATGAAACTCTATGTCCTTTGGACTTCGAAACTCAGGGTATGATTGTTGATGATGATATCAATGCAACAATTGTCAGACCTCTTCCTCTTGGTGTTAAGCTTCATGCAATAATAGATGCTGGTCATAGTGGCACGGTACTAGATTTGCCATTCCTTTGCCGGATGAATAG gttttgctttcttcttggtaaTAATAGGGCTGGACAATATATATGGGAGGATCATCGCCCTCGATCAGGTGTATGGAAAGGAACAAGTGGTGGAGAAGTTATTTCCTTTAGTAGTTGCGAGGATGATCAGACCTCTGCTGAATCATCT GCTCTATCAAAGATAACATCGACAGGAGCCATGACTTACTGCTTCATCCAAGCAATTGAGCGTGGGCATGCAACTACATATGGGAGTGTACTCAATTCCATGCGTACTGCCATTCGATCTACGGGCGGTAATGGCcttggtgttggtggtggtgttgtgACATCTCTCCTTAATATGCTTTTAATAGGAGGAAGTTTTGGTGGTGGGCTAAGACAG GAGCCTCAGTTGACTGCCTGCCAGCCATTTGATGTGTATACAAAAcctttttccctttga